In a single window of the Centroberyx gerrardi isolate f3 chromosome 17, fCenGer3.hap1.cur.20231027, whole genome shotgun sequence genome:
- the LOC139920230 gene encoding uncharacterized protein LOC139920230 yields MKGRQRHTDTPDEEATEDMAAAINNADPHPDLRPPDASSSSSSSSPPLLPLALPPSTSASALLALASPATRRSISMGDFRRVTGALLAGSEPASASATAPSSKLVTPSSSMEFEAARRRLLEVEERQRVIREMERRLEELREVFVRSEQEVVVHGELVSRISGGAQQGELHVAENSQRLKKGLRFKKHRPTIVFSSMLGLRTCLPWPVKLK; encoded by the coding sequence ATGAAGGGacgacaaagacacacagacactcctGATGAGGAGGCTACAGAGGACATGGCAGCAGCTATTAACAACGCGGACCCACACCCTGATCTCCGCCCACCAGAtgcttcttcatcatcatcatcatcttctccaCCTCTTCTCCCATTAGCCTTGCCCCCCTCTACGTCCGCCTCTGCTCTTCTGGCCCTGGCCTCCCCGGCCACCAGGCGCTCCATCTCCATGGGAGACTTCCGGCGGGTGACCGGGGCCCTGCTGGCCGGGTCCGAGCCCGCGTCGGCCTCGGCCACGGCCCCCTCCTCCAAGCTCGTCACCCCCAGCTCCAGCATGGAGTTCGAGGCGGCCCGGCGGCGCCtcctggaggtggaggagcgcCAACGCGTCATCCGGGAGATGGAGCGGCGActggaggagctgagggaggTGTTCGTGCGCTCGGAGCAGGAGGTGGTGGTTCACGGGGAGCTGGTGTCGCGCATCTCCGGGGGCGCCCAGCAGGGGGAGCTGCACGTGGCAGAGAACAGCCAGCGGCTTAAGAAGGGCCTGAGATTCAAGAAGCACCGACCCACCATCGTCTTCTCCTCCATGCTTGGACTGCGCACGTGCCTCCCATGGCCTGTGAAGCTCAAATAG